Genomic DNA from Solanum dulcamara chromosome 4, daSolDulc1.2, whole genome shotgun sequence:
ttttttatttataaatttgtaAATGATCAACAAAATTTAAACTTGTGGATAACTAATACGTATAAGTTATGAGATAGTTTATACATTATTTTAGGCGGAACACATGGGTTTCATCTCAAACTTGTCGGTAGAAGATATCATTGGATTCTGGCCAACACATGGTATTtaagtttgatatatatatatatatgatataatttgagtTGACAGGaagtttaagagaaaaaaatagaaagatttttgaaattttttatttaaaataagtgatAGATGTTTGTGTGgatataaatcatttcattaagaataaaatgaacattttacagtgaaattgttactaaatataaactgtatcattttttttagtACGAACTAAAAAAAATGTGAGCCATATAAAcagagattttttattttttttaatatagtcaATTTGCCTTATCTCATTCTTTATTTACAACTTTGCTTATTCTTTAAACAAATAATGCttcagaaaatattattttattattgaaaaaagaaaagagatgtACTAATGTGTTGCTATAAAATTGAACATTGGTGGAGAGAAGGAAATTCACCATTCGTCTATTTTCCAATCAAAGTAGCATCACACAATATGGCTGGAACACGTCCTTTGGTTAACTTTGCATTTTACTTTGCTGTTGTCCTAGCAGCAACTACTGGTTCATCATCTTACCTTCCATATTCTTACATAATATATTAGTGActaatgtgtatatatatattattaatattggtTATATTCATGATATGCAGTTACTATGTCGCTGCAAGGAATGGCTGCGCGCGACATGTCTCTTGATATCGTAGCGATTGAACAGAAATTAATTCCGGTTGGTGATATAGTAACTTGCTTGAAAAGATGCTACGTGCAGAGTGATTGCAGCGATGGTTGGCTTTGTTCAGATTGCGCGAATGATGCATTTGATCAAGGTGGAAAGCACTGCGACAAGTTTACTGCTTCTGGACAAGGATATTTCGCGATGCTCAGTCAAGCTCAATTTGCAGTTTAGTTCGCTGCTGCAAatgaagaaataattatttttcgtTTCTCTATGTTGTGTTTGTTAACTTCACTTGATCATGTGTTCGTCTAGTTTTATCATTATGGGTCCTCTCTCGTTCCTCTTTGTGTACTAAATAATAAGCCAATATTATGCTTGCTTTACAATAAATTAATGTGGCCTGTCATTGCCGTTGTTTGTGATCAATTATGCAGTAAAGTTTCCTTTCGTTCCT
This window encodes:
- the LOC129887275 gene encoding uncharacterized protein LOC129887275, whose amino-acid sequence is MAGTRPLVNFAFYFAVVLAATTVTMSLQGMAARDMSLDIVAIEQKLIPVGDIVTCLKRCYVQSDCSDGWLCSDCANDAFDQGGKHCDKFTASGQGYFAMLSQAQFAV